The following are from one region of the Phyllostomus discolor isolate MPI-MPIP mPhyDis1 chromosome 9, mPhyDis1.pri.v3, whole genome shotgun sequence genome:
- the MBD1 gene encoding methyl-CpG-binding domain protein 1 isoform X2, whose translation MAEEWLDCPALGPGWKRREVFRKSGATCGRSDTYYQSPTGDRIRSKVELTRYLGPACDLTLFDFKQGILCYPSPKSSSPCSHLQAPSETVPSKKRKKPSKPVKAGKCQVGPQRVEVRKEAPRDETKADANTAPASLPAPGCCENCGISFSGDGTRRQRLKTLCKDCRAQRIAFNREQRMFKRVGCGECSACRVTEDCGACSTCLLQLPHDVASGLFCKCERRRCLRIVEKSRGCGVCRGCQTREDCGHCRVCLRPPRPGLRRQWRCVQRRCLRHLAHRLRRHHQRCQRRPPLAVAPPAGKKRSRRRGGCESKKTSRRRPRTQPLPPLPPPQPPESPELRPRALGPSPPAEFIYYCVDEDELQPYTNRRQNRKCGACAACLRRMDCGHCDFCCDKPKFGGSNQKRQKCRWRQCLQFAMKRLLPSVWAGSEDGAGSPPPYPRRKRPGSTRRPHLGHTLKHPLGTPTARREHAQTPMKQEAGSGFVLPPPGTDLVFLREGASSPVQVPGPTPASTQPRLQGAQSPGLSWVVALPQVKQEKADAHEDWTPGTAILTPVLLPGCPSKAVDQGLPRVKQEPPDPEEDKEKSKDDSASDSAPEEAGGAGTPVITEIFSLGGTRLRDTAVWLPRIIIWGSSMPLASPRDDQVGWAVASGQEIWLHMLLCDLELVLHLLEHPLWRGLGCFS comes from the exons ATGGCTGAGGAGTGGTTGGATTGCCCAGCCCTGGGTCCGGGCTGGAAGCGCCGTGAGGTTTTTCGCAAGTCAGGTGCCACCTGTGGACGCTCAGACACCTATTACCAGAG ccccacaggagacaGGATCCGAAGCAAGGTTGAGCTGACCCGTTACCTGGGCCCTGCATGTGACCTCACCCTCTTCGACTTCAAGCAAGGCATCCTGTGCTATCCATCCCCCAAG TCTTCCTCCCCTTGCTCTCATCTCCAGGCCCCTTCTGAGACGGTCCCTAGCAAGAAGCGGAAGAAGCCTTCGAAGCCAGTTAAAGCTGGGAAATGTCAGGTTGGACCCCAGAGAGTTGAGGTCAGGAAGGAGGCCCCAAGGGATGAGACCAAGGCTGATGCTAACACAGCCCCAGCTTCGCTCCCTGCGCCTGG GTGTTGTGAGAACTGTGGAATCAGCTTCTCAGGGGATGGTACTCGAAGGCAGCGGCTCAAGACATTGTGCAAGGACTGCCGAG CTCAAAGAATTGCTTTCAACCGGGAGCAGAGGATGTTTAAG CGTGTGGGCTGTGGAGAGTGTTCAGCCTGCCGGGTAACTGAGGACTGCGGGGCCTGCTCCACCTGCCTTCTGCAGCTGCCCCATGATGTGGCCTCGGGGCTGTTTTGCAAGTGTGAGCGGAGACGGTGCCTGCGGATTGTGGAAAAG AGCCGAGGGTGTGGAGTATGCCGGGGCTGTCAAACCCGAGAGGACTGTGGCCATTGCCGAGTCTGCCTTCGCCCTCCCCGCCCTGGTCTCAGGCGCCAGTGGAGGTGCGTCCAGCGGCGCTGCCTACGA CATCTTGCCCACCGCCTGCGTCGCCACCATCAGCGATGTCAACGACGCCCTCCCCTAGCTGTGGCTCCCCCTGCT GGTAAGAAACGTAGCCGCCGCAGGGGAGGCTGCGAGTCCAAGAAGACTTCCCGGCGGCGCCCCCGAACCCAGCCACTGCCTCCGCTTCCCCCACCGCAGCCTCCCGAGTCCCCAGAGCTG CgccccagagccctgggccccTCGCCACCTGCCGAGTTCATCTATTACTGTGTAGACGAGGACGAGCTA caGCCTTACACAAACCGCCGGCAGAACCGAAAGTGTGGGGCCTGTGCAGCCTGCCTGCGGCGGATGGACTGTGGCCACTGTGACTTCTGCTGTGACAAGCCCAAGTTTGGTGGCAGCAACCAGAAACGCCAGAAGTGTCGTTGGCGCCAGTGCCTGCAGTTTGCCATG AAGCGCCTGCTGCCAAGTGTCTGGGCAGGGTCCGAGGATGGGGCAGGGTCGCCCCCACCTTACCCTCGTCGAAAGAGGCCTGGATCTACTCGACGGCCCCATCTGGGCCATACCCTGAAGCACCCCTTGGGCACTCCCACAGCCCGACGAGAACATGCCCAGACTCCAATgaagcaggaggcaggcagtggCTTTGTGTTGCCCCCACCTGGCACTGACCTTGTGTTCTTACGGGAGGGTGCCAGCAGTCCTGTACAGGTGCCTGGCCCTACCCCAGCTTCCACACAACCCCGCTTGCAG ggggcccagagccctggcctgAGTTGGGTTGTGGCCTTACCCCAGGTGAAGCAAGAGAAGGCGGATGCCCACGAAGACTGGACACCGGGCACAGCCATCCTGACTCCTGTATTGCTGCCTGGCTGCCCCAGCAAG GCAGTAGACCAAGGCCTGCCACGTGTGAAGCAAGAGCCACCTGACCCTGAGGAGGacaaggagaagagcaaggatgACTCAGCCTCTGATTCAGccccagaggaggcaggaggggctggcacGCCAGTG ATCACGGAGATTTTCAGCCTGGGTGGAACCCGCCTCCGGGATACAGCAGTCTGGTTGCCAAG AATCATCATTTGGGGGTCTTCAATGCCTTTAGCATCTCCTAGAGATGACCAGGTGGGCTGGGCAGTGGCAAGTGGGCAGGAGATCTGGCTCCACATGCTATTGTGTGATCTTGAACTAGTTCTGCACCTCCTGGAGCATCCTCTGTGGAGGGGGTTAGGCTGTTTTTCTTGA
- the MBD1 gene encoding methyl-CpG-binding domain protein 1 isoform X11 codes for MAEEWLDCPALGPGWKRREVFRKSGATCGRSDTYYQSPTGDRIRSKVELTRYLGPACDLTLFDFKQGILCYPSPKSSSPCSHLQAPSETVPSKKRKKPSKPVKAGKCQVGPQRVEVRKEAPRDETKADANTAPASLPAPGCCENCGISFSGDGTRRQRLKTLCKDCRAQRIAFNREQRMFKRVGCGECSACRVTEDCGACSTCLLQLPHDVASGLFCKCERRRCLRIVEKSRGCGVCRGCQTREDCGHCRVCLRPPRPGLRRQWRCVQRRCLRGKKRSRRRGGCESKKTSRRRPRTQPLPPLPPPQPPESPELRPRALGPSPPAEFIYYCVDEDELPYTNRRQNRKCGACAACLRRMDCGHCDFCCDKPKFGGSNQKRQKCRWRQCLQFAMKRLLPSVWAGSEDGAGSPPPYPRRKRPGSTRRPHLGHTLKHPLGTPTARREHAQTPMKQEAGSGFVLPPPGTDLVFLREGASSPVQVPGPTPASTQPRLQGAQSPGLSWVVALPQVKQEKADAHEDWTPGTAILTPVLLPGCPSKAVDQGLPRVKQEPPDPEEDKEKSKDDSASDSAPEEAGGAGTPVITEIFSLGGTRLRDTAVWLPRIIIWGSSMPLASPRDDQVGWAVASGQEIWLHMLLCDLELVLHLLEHPLWRGLGCFS; via the exons ATGGCTGAGGAGTGGTTGGATTGCCCAGCCCTGGGTCCGGGCTGGAAGCGCCGTGAGGTTTTTCGCAAGTCAGGTGCCACCTGTGGACGCTCAGACACCTATTACCAGAG ccccacaggagacaGGATCCGAAGCAAGGTTGAGCTGACCCGTTACCTGGGCCCTGCATGTGACCTCACCCTCTTCGACTTCAAGCAAGGCATCCTGTGCTATCCATCCCCCAAG TCTTCCTCCCCTTGCTCTCATCTCCAGGCCCCTTCTGAGACGGTCCCTAGCAAGAAGCGGAAGAAGCCTTCGAAGCCAGTTAAAGCTGGGAAATGTCAGGTTGGACCCCAGAGAGTTGAGGTCAGGAAGGAGGCCCCAAGGGATGAGACCAAGGCTGATGCTAACACAGCCCCAGCTTCGCTCCCTGCGCCTGG GTGTTGTGAGAACTGTGGAATCAGCTTCTCAGGGGATGGTACTCGAAGGCAGCGGCTCAAGACATTGTGCAAGGACTGCCGAG CTCAAAGAATTGCTTTCAACCGGGAGCAGAGGATGTTTAAG CGTGTGGGCTGTGGAGAGTGTTCAGCCTGCCGGGTAACTGAGGACTGCGGGGCCTGCTCCACCTGCCTTCTGCAGCTGCCCCATGATGTGGCCTCGGGGCTGTTTTGCAAGTGTGAGCGGAGACGGTGCCTGCGGATTGTGGAAAAG AGCCGAGGGTGTGGAGTATGCCGGGGCTGTCAAACCCGAGAGGACTGTGGCCATTGCCGAGTCTGCCTTCGCCCTCCCCGCCCTGGTCTCAGGCGCCAGTGGAGGTGCGTCCAGCGGCGCTGCCTACGA GGTAAGAAACGTAGCCGCCGCAGGGGAGGCTGCGAGTCCAAGAAGACTTCCCGGCGGCGCCCCCGAACCCAGCCACTGCCTCCGCTTCCCCCACCGCAGCCTCCCGAGTCCCCAGAGCTG CgccccagagccctgggccccTCGCCACCTGCCGAGTTCATCTATTACTGTGTAGACGAGGACGAGCTA CCTTACACAAACCGCCGGCAGAACCGAAAGTGTGGGGCCTGTGCAGCCTGCCTGCGGCGGATGGACTGTGGCCACTGTGACTTCTGCTGTGACAAGCCCAAGTTTGGTGGCAGCAACCAGAAACGCCAGAAGTGTCGTTGGCGCCAGTGCCTGCAGTTTGCCATG AAGCGCCTGCTGCCAAGTGTCTGGGCAGGGTCCGAGGATGGGGCAGGGTCGCCCCCACCTTACCCTCGTCGAAAGAGGCCTGGATCTACTCGACGGCCCCATCTGGGCCATACCCTGAAGCACCCCTTGGGCACTCCCACAGCCCGACGAGAACATGCCCAGACTCCAATgaagcaggaggcaggcagtggCTTTGTGTTGCCCCCACCTGGCACTGACCTTGTGTTCTTACGGGAGGGTGCCAGCAGTCCTGTACAGGTGCCTGGCCCTACCCCAGCTTCCACACAACCCCGCTTGCAG ggggcccagagccctggcctgAGTTGGGTTGTGGCCTTACCCCAGGTGAAGCAAGAGAAGGCGGATGCCCACGAAGACTGGACACCGGGCACAGCCATCCTGACTCCTGTATTGCTGCCTGGCTGCCCCAGCAAG GCAGTAGACCAAGGCCTGCCACGTGTGAAGCAAGAGCCACCTGACCCTGAGGAGGacaaggagaagagcaaggatgACTCAGCCTCTGATTCAGccccagaggaggcaggaggggctggcacGCCAGTG ATCACGGAGATTTTCAGCCTGGGTGGAACCCGCCTCCGGGATACAGCAGTCTGGTTGCCAAG AATCATCATTTGGGGGTCTTCAATGCCTTTAGCATCTCCTAGAGATGACCAGGTGGGCTGGGCAGTGGCAAGTGGGCAGGAGATCTGGCTCCACATGCTATTGTGTGATCTTGAACTAGTTCTGCACCTCCTGGAGCATCCTCTGTGGAGGGGGTTAGGCTGTTTTTCTTGA
- the MBD1 gene encoding methyl-CpG-binding domain protein 1 isoform X5: MAEEWLDCPALGPGWKRREVFRKSGATCGRSDTYYQSPTGDRIRSKVELTRYLGPACDLTLFDFKQGILCYPSPKSSSPCSHLQAPSETVPSKKRKKPSKPVKAGKCQVGPQRVEVRKEAPRDETKADANTAPASLPAPGCCENCGISFSGDGTRRQRLKTLCKDCRAQRIAFNREQRMFKRVGCGECSACRVTEDCGACSTCLLQLPHDVASGLFCKCERRRCLRIVEKSRGCGVCRGCQTREDCGHCRVCLRPPRPGLRRQWRCVQRRCLRHLAHRLRRHHQRCQRRPPLAVAPPAGKKRSRRRGGCESKKTSRRRPRTQPLPPLPPPQPPESPELRPRALGPSPPAEFIYYCVDEDELQPYTNRRQNRKCGACAACLRRMDCGHCDFCCDKPKFGGSNQKRQKCRWRQCLQFAMKRLLPSVWAGSEDGAGSPPPYPRRKRPGSTRRPHLGHTLKHPLGTPTARREHAQTPMKQEAGSGFVLPPPGTDLVFLREGASSPVQVPGPTPASTQPRLQVKQEKADAHEDWTPGTAILTPVLLPGCPSKAVDQGLPRVKQEPPDPEEDKEKSKDDSASDSAPEEAGGAGTPVITEIFSLGGTRLRDTAVWLPRIIIWGSSMPLASPRDDQVGWAVASGQEIWLHMLLCDLELVLHLLEHPLWRGLGCFS, translated from the exons ATGGCTGAGGAGTGGTTGGATTGCCCAGCCCTGGGTCCGGGCTGGAAGCGCCGTGAGGTTTTTCGCAAGTCAGGTGCCACCTGTGGACGCTCAGACACCTATTACCAGAG ccccacaggagacaGGATCCGAAGCAAGGTTGAGCTGACCCGTTACCTGGGCCCTGCATGTGACCTCACCCTCTTCGACTTCAAGCAAGGCATCCTGTGCTATCCATCCCCCAAG TCTTCCTCCCCTTGCTCTCATCTCCAGGCCCCTTCTGAGACGGTCCCTAGCAAGAAGCGGAAGAAGCCTTCGAAGCCAGTTAAAGCTGGGAAATGTCAGGTTGGACCCCAGAGAGTTGAGGTCAGGAAGGAGGCCCCAAGGGATGAGACCAAGGCTGATGCTAACACAGCCCCAGCTTCGCTCCCTGCGCCTGG GTGTTGTGAGAACTGTGGAATCAGCTTCTCAGGGGATGGTACTCGAAGGCAGCGGCTCAAGACATTGTGCAAGGACTGCCGAG CTCAAAGAATTGCTTTCAACCGGGAGCAGAGGATGTTTAAG CGTGTGGGCTGTGGAGAGTGTTCAGCCTGCCGGGTAACTGAGGACTGCGGGGCCTGCTCCACCTGCCTTCTGCAGCTGCCCCATGATGTGGCCTCGGGGCTGTTTTGCAAGTGTGAGCGGAGACGGTGCCTGCGGATTGTGGAAAAG AGCCGAGGGTGTGGAGTATGCCGGGGCTGTCAAACCCGAGAGGACTGTGGCCATTGCCGAGTCTGCCTTCGCCCTCCCCGCCCTGGTCTCAGGCGCCAGTGGAGGTGCGTCCAGCGGCGCTGCCTACGA CATCTTGCCCACCGCCTGCGTCGCCACCATCAGCGATGTCAACGACGCCCTCCCCTAGCTGTGGCTCCCCCTGCT GGTAAGAAACGTAGCCGCCGCAGGGGAGGCTGCGAGTCCAAGAAGACTTCCCGGCGGCGCCCCCGAACCCAGCCACTGCCTCCGCTTCCCCCACCGCAGCCTCCCGAGTCCCCAGAGCTG CgccccagagccctgggccccTCGCCACCTGCCGAGTTCATCTATTACTGTGTAGACGAGGACGAGCTA caGCCTTACACAAACCGCCGGCAGAACCGAAAGTGTGGGGCCTGTGCAGCCTGCCTGCGGCGGATGGACTGTGGCCACTGTGACTTCTGCTGTGACAAGCCCAAGTTTGGTGGCAGCAACCAGAAACGCCAGAAGTGTCGTTGGCGCCAGTGCCTGCAGTTTGCCATG AAGCGCCTGCTGCCAAGTGTCTGGGCAGGGTCCGAGGATGGGGCAGGGTCGCCCCCACCTTACCCTCGTCGAAAGAGGCCTGGATCTACTCGACGGCCCCATCTGGGCCATACCCTGAAGCACCCCTTGGGCACTCCCACAGCCCGACGAGAACATGCCCAGACTCCAATgaagcaggaggcaggcagtggCTTTGTGTTGCCCCCACCTGGCACTGACCTTGTGTTCTTACGGGAGGGTGCCAGCAGTCCTGTACAGGTGCCTGGCCCTACCCCAGCTTCCACACAACCCCGCTTGCAG GTGAAGCAAGAGAAGGCGGATGCCCACGAAGACTGGACACCGGGCACAGCCATCCTGACTCCTGTATTGCTGCCTGGCTGCCCCAGCAAG GCAGTAGACCAAGGCCTGCCACGTGTGAAGCAAGAGCCACCTGACCCTGAGGAGGacaaggagaagagcaaggatgACTCAGCCTCTGATTCAGccccagaggaggcaggaggggctggcacGCCAGTG ATCACGGAGATTTTCAGCCTGGGTGGAACCCGCCTCCGGGATACAGCAGTCTGGTTGCCAAG AATCATCATTTGGGGGTCTTCAATGCCTTTAGCATCTCCTAGAGATGACCAGGTGGGCTGGGCAGTGGCAAGTGGGCAGGAGATCTGGCTCCACATGCTATTGTGTGATCTTGAACTAGTTCTGCACCTCCTGGAGCATCCTCTGTGGAGGGGGTTAGGCTGTTTTTCTTGA
- the MBD1 gene encoding methyl-CpG-binding domain protein 1 isoform X29 has translation MAEEWLDCPALGPGWKRREVFRKSGATCGRSDTYYQSPTGDRIRSKVELTRYLGPACDLTLFDFKQGILCYPSPKSSSPCSHLQAPSETVPSKKRKKPSKPVKAGKCQVGPQRVEVRKEAPRDETKADANTAPASLPAPGCCENCGISFSGDGTRRQRLKTLCKDCRAQRIAFNREQRMFKRVGCGECSACRVTEDCGACSTCLLQLPHDVASGLFCKCERRRCLRIVEKSRGCGVCRGCQTREDCGHCRVCLRPPRPGLRRQWRCVQRRCLRHLAHRLRRHHQRCQRRPPLAVAPPAGKKRSRRRGGCESKKTSRRRPRTQPLPPLPPPQPPESPELRPRALGPSPPAEFIYYCVDEDELQPYTNRRQNRKCGACAACLRRMDCGHCDFCCDKPKFGGSNQKRQKCRWRQCLQFAMKRLLPSVWAGSEDGAGSPPPYPRRKRPGSTRRPHLGHTLKHPLGTPTARREHAQTPMKQEAGSGFVLPPPGTDLVFLREGASSPVQVPGPTPASTQPRLQGAQSPGLSWVVALPQVKQEKADAHEDWTPGTAILTPVLLPGCPSKVGVSDDG, from the exons ATGGCTGAGGAGTGGTTGGATTGCCCAGCCCTGGGTCCGGGCTGGAAGCGCCGTGAGGTTTTTCGCAAGTCAGGTGCCACCTGTGGACGCTCAGACACCTATTACCAGAG ccccacaggagacaGGATCCGAAGCAAGGTTGAGCTGACCCGTTACCTGGGCCCTGCATGTGACCTCACCCTCTTCGACTTCAAGCAAGGCATCCTGTGCTATCCATCCCCCAAG TCTTCCTCCCCTTGCTCTCATCTCCAGGCCCCTTCTGAGACGGTCCCTAGCAAGAAGCGGAAGAAGCCTTCGAAGCCAGTTAAAGCTGGGAAATGTCAGGTTGGACCCCAGAGAGTTGAGGTCAGGAAGGAGGCCCCAAGGGATGAGACCAAGGCTGATGCTAACACAGCCCCAGCTTCGCTCCCTGCGCCTGG GTGTTGTGAGAACTGTGGAATCAGCTTCTCAGGGGATGGTACTCGAAGGCAGCGGCTCAAGACATTGTGCAAGGACTGCCGAG CTCAAAGAATTGCTTTCAACCGGGAGCAGAGGATGTTTAAG CGTGTGGGCTGTGGAGAGTGTTCAGCCTGCCGGGTAACTGAGGACTGCGGGGCCTGCTCCACCTGCCTTCTGCAGCTGCCCCATGATGTGGCCTCGGGGCTGTTTTGCAAGTGTGAGCGGAGACGGTGCCTGCGGATTGTGGAAAAG AGCCGAGGGTGTGGAGTATGCCGGGGCTGTCAAACCCGAGAGGACTGTGGCCATTGCCGAGTCTGCCTTCGCCCTCCCCGCCCTGGTCTCAGGCGCCAGTGGAGGTGCGTCCAGCGGCGCTGCCTACGA CATCTTGCCCACCGCCTGCGTCGCCACCATCAGCGATGTCAACGACGCCCTCCCCTAGCTGTGGCTCCCCCTGCT GGTAAGAAACGTAGCCGCCGCAGGGGAGGCTGCGAGTCCAAGAAGACTTCCCGGCGGCGCCCCCGAACCCAGCCACTGCCTCCGCTTCCCCCACCGCAGCCTCCCGAGTCCCCAGAGCTG CgccccagagccctgggccccTCGCCACCTGCCGAGTTCATCTATTACTGTGTAGACGAGGACGAGCTA caGCCTTACACAAACCGCCGGCAGAACCGAAAGTGTGGGGCCTGTGCAGCCTGCCTGCGGCGGATGGACTGTGGCCACTGTGACTTCTGCTGTGACAAGCCCAAGTTTGGTGGCAGCAACCAGAAACGCCAGAAGTGTCGTTGGCGCCAGTGCCTGCAGTTTGCCATG AAGCGCCTGCTGCCAAGTGTCTGGGCAGGGTCCGAGGATGGGGCAGGGTCGCCCCCACCTTACCCTCGTCGAAAGAGGCCTGGATCTACTCGACGGCCCCATCTGGGCCATACCCTGAAGCACCCCTTGGGCACTCCCACAGCCCGACGAGAACATGCCCAGACTCCAATgaagcaggaggcaggcagtggCTTTGTGTTGCCCCCACCTGGCACTGACCTTGTGTTCTTACGGGAGGGTGCCAGCAGTCCTGTACAGGTGCCTGGCCCTACCCCAGCTTCCACACAACCCCGCTTGCAG ggggcccagagccctggcctgAGTTGGGTTGTGGCCTTACCCCAGGTGAAGCAAGAGAAGGCGGATGCCCACGAAGACTGGACACCGGGCACAGCCATCCTGACTCCTGTATTGCTGCCTGGCTGCCCCAGCAAGGTGGGGGTCAGTGATGATGGGTGA
- the MBD1 gene encoding methyl-CpG-binding domain protein 1 isoform X16, whose product MAEEWLDCPALGPGWKRREVFRKSGATCGRSDTYYQSPTGDRIRSKVELTRYLGPACDLTLFDFKQGILCYPSPKAPSETVPSKKRKKPSKPVKAGKCQVGPQRVEVRKEAPRDETKADANTAPASLPAPGCCENCGISFSGDGTRRQRLKTLCKDCRAQRIAFNREQRMFKRVGCGECSACRVTEDCGACSTCLLQLPHDVASGLFCKCERRRCLRIVEKSRGCGVCRGCQTREDCGHCRVCLRPPRPGLRRQWRCVQRRCLRGKKRSRRRGGCESKKTSRRRPRTQPLPPLPPPQPPESPELRPRALGPSPPAEFIYYCVDEDELQPYTNRRQNRKCGACAACLRRMDCGHCDFCCDKPKFGGSNQKRQKCRWRQCLQFAMKRLLPSVWAGSEDGAGSPPPYPRRKRPGSTRRPHLGHTLKHPLGTPTARREHAQTPMKQEAGSGFVLPPPGTDLVFLREGASSPVQVPGPTPASTQPRLQVKQEKADAHEDWTPGTAILTPVLLPGCPSKAVDQGLPRVKQEPPDPEEDKEKSKDDSASDSAPEEAGGAGTPVITEIFSLGGTRLRDTAVWLPRIIIWGSSMPLASPRDDQVGWAVASGQEIWLHMLLCDLELVLHLLEHPLWRGLGCFS is encoded by the exons ATGGCTGAGGAGTGGTTGGATTGCCCAGCCCTGGGTCCGGGCTGGAAGCGCCGTGAGGTTTTTCGCAAGTCAGGTGCCACCTGTGGACGCTCAGACACCTATTACCAGAG ccccacaggagacaGGATCCGAAGCAAGGTTGAGCTGACCCGTTACCTGGGCCCTGCATGTGACCTCACCCTCTTCGACTTCAAGCAAGGCATCCTGTGCTATCCATCCCCCAAG GCCCCTTCTGAGACGGTCCCTAGCAAGAAGCGGAAGAAGCCTTCGAAGCCAGTTAAAGCTGGGAAATGTCAGGTTGGACCCCAGAGAGTTGAGGTCAGGAAGGAGGCCCCAAGGGATGAGACCAAGGCTGATGCTAACACAGCCCCAGCTTCGCTCCCTGCGCCTGG GTGTTGTGAGAACTGTGGAATCAGCTTCTCAGGGGATGGTACTCGAAGGCAGCGGCTCAAGACATTGTGCAAGGACTGCCGAG CTCAAAGAATTGCTTTCAACCGGGAGCAGAGGATGTTTAAG CGTGTGGGCTGTGGAGAGTGTTCAGCCTGCCGGGTAACTGAGGACTGCGGGGCCTGCTCCACCTGCCTTCTGCAGCTGCCCCATGATGTGGCCTCGGGGCTGTTTTGCAAGTGTGAGCGGAGACGGTGCCTGCGGATTGTGGAAAAG AGCCGAGGGTGTGGAGTATGCCGGGGCTGTCAAACCCGAGAGGACTGTGGCCATTGCCGAGTCTGCCTTCGCCCTCCCCGCCCTGGTCTCAGGCGCCAGTGGAGGTGCGTCCAGCGGCGCTGCCTACGA GGTAAGAAACGTAGCCGCCGCAGGGGAGGCTGCGAGTCCAAGAAGACTTCCCGGCGGCGCCCCCGAACCCAGCCACTGCCTCCGCTTCCCCCACCGCAGCCTCCCGAGTCCCCAGAGCTG CgccccagagccctgggccccTCGCCACCTGCCGAGTTCATCTATTACTGTGTAGACGAGGACGAGCTA caGCCTTACACAAACCGCCGGCAGAACCGAAAGTGTGGGGCCTGTGCAGCCTGCCTGCGGCGGATGGACTGTGGCCACTGTGACTTCTGCTGTGACAAGCCCAAGTTTGGTGGCAGCAACCAGAAACGCCAGAAGTGTCGTTGGCGCCAGTGCCTGCAGTTTGCCATG AAGCGCCTGCTGCCAAGTGTCTGGGCAGGGTCCGAGGATGGGGCAGGGTCGCCCCCACCTTACCCTCGTCGAAAGAGGCCTGGATCTACTCGACGGCCCCATCTGGGCCATACCCTGAAGCACCCCTTGGGCACTCCCACAGCCCGACGAGAACATGCCCAGACTCCAATgaagcaggaggcaggcagtggCTTTGTGTTGCCCCCACCTGGCACTGACCTTGTGTTCTTACGGGAGGGTGCCAGCAGTCCTGTACAGGTGCCTGGCCCTACCCCAGCTTCCACACAACCCCGCTTGCAG GTGAAGCAAGAGAAGGCGGATGCCCACGAAGACTGGACACCGGGCACAGCCATCCTGACTCCTGTATTGCTGCCTGGCTGCCCCAGCAAG GCAGTAGACCAAGGCCTGCCACGTGTGAAGCAAGAGCCACCTGACCCTGAGGAGGacaaggagaagagcaaggatgACTCAGCCTCTGATTCAGccccagaggaggcaggaggggctggcacGCCAGTG ATCACGGAGATTTTCAGCCTGGGTGGAACCCGCCTCCGGGATACAGCAGTCTGGTTGCCAAG AATCATCATTTGGGGGTCTTCAATGCCTTTAGCATCTCCTAGAGATGACCAGGTGGGCTGGGCAGTGGCAAGTGGGCAGGAGATCTGGCTCCACATGCTATTGTGTGATCTTGAACTAGTTCTGCACCTCCTGGAGCATCCTCTGTGGAGGGGGTTAGGCTGTTTTTCTTGA